One genomic window of Choloepus didactylus isolate mChoDid1 chromosome 27, mChoDid1.pri, whole genome shotgun sequence includes the following:
- the TEX101 gene encoding testis-expressed protein 101 isoform X2 has translation MGARHVHSLLFLSLLGAFSVILAQSLYCNKGKAKFIEGDSSDSFNWTSEKVDTCDNGSFCQETALLVEAGDELAVLATKGCSSGDMEMVTLIQHTSPPGLVVVSYSNFCEESLCNDKETVPLFWKSEVISASSVSPTLHCPTCVALGSCFSAPSLPCPNGTTRCYQGKLEITGGGLDSVLEVKGCTAVVGCRLMSGLLNVGPIKVKETCQRLPLTQARNVENGAPWLPISVWRLELLLLLLLQPLVHCS, from the exons ATGGGAGCCCGCCATGTCCACAGTTTGCTGTTCCTCTCTCTCCTAGGAGCTTTCTCCGTTATCT TGGCCCAGTCTTTGTATTGTAACAAGGGTAAAGCCAAGTTTATAGAAGGGGATTCAAGCGATTCATTTAACTGGACCTCAGAGAAAGTTGATACTTGTGACAATGGATCATTTTGCCAGGAAACTGCACTGTTGGTTGAAGCAG GAGATGAGCTTGCTGTTCTGGCCACTAAGGGCTGCTCGAGTGGAGACATGGAGATGGTAACCCTTATCCAGCACACCTCACCTCCCGGCTTGGTGGTTGTCTCCTACAGTAACTTCTGCGAGGAATCCCTTTGCAACGACAAAGAAACCGTACCTCTATTTTGGAAGTCAGAAGTGATCTCAG CTTCCAGTGTGTCACCAACCCTCCACTGCCCAACCTGTGTGGCTCTGGGGTCCTGTTTCAgtgctccttctcttccctgtCCCAATGGCACAACTCGCTGCTATCAAGGAAAACTTGAGATCACTGGAG GAGGCCTTGACTCAGTCTTAGAGGTCAAAGGCTGTACAGCTGTGGTTGGTTGCAGGCTGATGTCTGGGCTGTTAAACGTGGGACCCATAAAGGTGAAGGAAACGTGTCAACGTCTGCCTCTCACTCAAGCCCGAAATGTTGAAAATGGGGCCCCCTGGCTTCCCATTTCAGTTTGGAGATTAGAactgctgctcctgctgctgctaCAACCACTTGTCCACTGTTCCTGA
- the TEX101 gene encoding testis-expressed protein 101 isoform X1, producing the protein MGARHVHSLLFLSLLGAFSVICMYGEDGGGEQLGHRRGIYVAKEVTLALRRGPSAYLYLLFSPVAQSLYCNKGKAKFIEGDSSDSFNWTSEKVDTCDNGSFCQETALLVEAGDELAVLATKGCSSGDMEMVTLIQHTSPPGLVVVSYSNFCEESLCNDKETVPLFWKSEVISASSVSPTLHCPTCVALGSCFSAPSLPCPNGTTRCYQGKLEITGGGLDSVLEVKGCTAVVGCRLMSGLLNVGPIKVKETCQRLPLTQARNVENGAPWLPISVWRLELLLLLLLQPLVHCS; encoded by the exons ATGGGAGCCCGCCATGTCCACAGTTTGCTGTTCCTCTCTCTCCTAGGAGCTTTCTCCGTTATCTGTATGTACGGGGAAGACGGTGGGGGAGAGCAGCTGGGACACAGAAGGGGGATTTATGTTGCAAAGGAAGTGACTTTAGCCCTCAGGAGAGGTCCAAGTGCTTATCTTTATCTCCTTTTCTCCCCAGTGGCCCAGTCTTTGTATTGTAACAAGGGTAAAGCCAAGTTTATAGAAGGGGATTCAAGCGATTCATTTAACTGGACCTCAGAGAAAGTTGATACTTGTGACAATGGATCATTTTGCCAGGAAACTGCACTGTTGGTTGAAGCAG GAGATGAGCTTGCTGTTCTGGCCACTAAGGGCTGCTCGAGTGGAGACATGGAGATGGTAACCCTTATCCAGCACACCTCACCTCCCGGCTTGGTGGTTGTCTCCTACAGTAACTTCTGCGAGGAATCCCTTTGCAACGACAAAGAAACCGTACCTCTATTTTGGAAGTCAGAAGTGATCTCAG CTTCCAGTGTGTCACCAACCCTCCACTGCCCAACCTGTGTGGCTCTGGGGTCCTGTTTCAgtgctccttctcttccctgtCCCAATGGCACAACTCGCTGCTATCAAGGAAAACTTGAGATCACTGGAG GAGGCCTTGACTCAGTCTTAGAGGTCAAAGGCTGTACAGCTGTGGTTGGTTGCAGGCTGATGTCTGGGCTGTTAAACGTGGGACCCATAAAGGTGAAGGAAACGTGTCAACGTCTGCCTCTCACTCAAGCCCGAAATGTTGAAAATGGGGCCCCCTGGCTTCCCATTTCAGTTTGGAGATTAGAactgctgctcctgctgctgctaCAACCACTTGTCCACTGTTCCTGA
- the CD177 gene encoding CD177 antigen, whose product MLPAGLLVLLGAALSLPRAHALICQRGWRDFMGGVNELPLQWTVSQETCQSSWGCRDTVLLIQNGVQVRVVVSKGCTQAKDVRAHTTLHSVSPHLSIITYNHVCRQENWCNNLNSTSPVWKGPSSPAIPTPAPGRASCPVCLSTGDCPNGPTRPCPKGHCYNGVVRFWGEGITINQRVRDCVSQASCNLLNGTKNIGPLKVSESCNLTDFPICYRGILFDVKSTPGLEAVDWTVHRKEMCDFKEMCQETLLLIDTGDASILVGSKGCIEAQTNKSQTHSIYSGRPGVLAASYTRICFSDGCNNADSSSVLLKALSHSAAPAPGVLQCPTCMKLGSPCSRSEIITCPEGTTHCYSGTVYAEGGGIGAAIGVQGCMAKSSSTLLNRTENIGVFSVAEHLDCDNPEDKCLRQHAVALAPCLTWVVGLGLSLALWCQGLYAPC is encoded by the exons ATGCTCCCCGCCGGGCTACTGGTCCTACTGGGGGCCGCCCTCAGCCTGCCCC GAGCCCACGCCCTGATCTGCCAGAGGGGGTGGCGGGACTTCATGGGGGGCGTGAACGAGCTGCCTCTCCAGTGGACCGTGAGCCAGGAAACCTGCCAGAGCAGCTGGGGTTGCCGAGACACTGTGCTGCTCATTCAGAATG GAGTCCAAGTCCGCGTGGTGGTCTCCAAGGGCTGCACTCAGGCTAAGGACGTCAGGGCCCACACCACCCTGCACAGCGTGAGCCCCCACCTCTCCATCATCACCTACAACCACGTGTGCCGCCAAGAGAATTGGTGCAACAACCTTAACTCCACCAGCCCTGTTTGGAAGGGGCCCTCCTCTCCAG CGATCCCGACCCCGGCCCCGGGGAGGGCGTCCTGCCCGGTCTGCTTGTCTACGGGAGACTGTCCCAATGGGCCGACGCGCCCCTGCCCCAAGGGGCACTGCTACAACGGAGTCGTCCGGTTTTGGGGAG AAGGCATCACCATCAATCAGAGAGTCCGGGACTGCGTATCCCAAGCAAGCTGCAACCTGCTCAATGGGACCAAGAATATCGGGCCCCTAAAAGTGAGCGAGAGCTGCAATCTCACAG ATTTTCCGATCTGTTATCGGGGGATCCTATTTGACGTGAAATCCACCCCGGGTCTGGAAGCTGTGGACTGGACCGTACACAGGAAGGAGATGTGTGACTTCAAGGAGATGTGTCAGGAGACGCTGCTGCTGATAGACACAG GAGACGCGTCCATCTTAGTGGGGAGCAAAGGCTGCATCGAGGCGCAGACCAACAAATCCCAGACTCACTCCATATACTCGGGGCGCCCTGGGGTGCTGGCCGCCTCCTATACTCGCATCTGCTTCTCCGACGGGTGCAACAACGCTGATAGTAGCAGTGTGCTTCTGAAAGCCCTCTCTCACTCAG CGGCCCCTGCCCCAGGAGTCCTGCAGTGTCCCACATGCATGAAGCTGGGATCACCTTGCTCTAGGTCTGAGATCATCACATGCCCTGAGGGTACAACTCACTGTTACAGTGGCACGGTCTATGCTGAGGGAG GTGGGATAGGCGCTGCAATCGGCGTTCAGGGCTGCATGGCCAAATCTTCCAGCACCTTGTTGAACCGCACCGAGAATATTGGGGTCTTCTCAGTGGCTGAGCACCTTGACTGTGACAACCCTGAGGACAAGTGTCTTCGCCAACATGCTGTTGCACTCGCTCCCTGCCTGACTTGGGTGGTGGGGCTGGGGCTGTCCCTAGCACTTTGGTGTCAGGGGCTTTATGCTCCCTGTTGA